GGGCAAAGGTTATCCCGCGTTTGAGGCGGATGGGGTGTTCTTGTGTGTCTGTGCGATTCTGGCGCGGTCGTTGAGAGAGTAAGATAACGCCGGATGCCGCCAAAACACATCCGAAAATAAAGGTGCGGGTGACGGGTACATCGAGCAGCAATTGCTCCCAAATTAGCGTGGTAATTGGAAGTGTGCCAACCAGAGCCATTGTGCGCGATACGCCAATTTCTTTCATGGCGTGTAAATAGAGTTGATCGCCAATGACTATGCCGATGAAAACGGAGCCGATCAACAGTCCCCATTCGTGTAGCGGTACGTTGGAGAGTGTGGACAGGGGGGGACCAAAAGGCAATAGCATCCAGAAAAAAGGTCCAGAGATCCCACAGCGGATGGCTGTGATGAGTGCCGATGGCTGATGCTGGGATAGCGTTCTTAAGACGAGGCTGGTAGATGCCCAAACCAGTGACGCCCCAAGAGCAACTCCTTCGCCGTAATTGATCAACCGTACGCTCCGTTGTGTATAAAAAAGGGTTATGCCGAGCGGCATAACCCTTGCTATGCGAGAATTTATGGTGCCGAAGGTGGGATTCGAACCCACACGGGCCTAAGCCCACGGCGCCCTGAACGCCGCACGTCTACCAATTCCATCACTTCGGCACCTGATCCAGTGTGAAGGCAATATATCAAATCGCTTATGGGTTGTCAAGATGGTGAGCGCGTCGCAGCCGCCGCATCATGGCAGGGCAGCGAGGGCGGCGAATAGCGCTTTGATGTAGCCCACGGAGTAAGCCAGCCCACCGGTGATGGGATCGTTGTCGCCTTCGAGTCCGGGAATGTGATCGGGATTCAGGCAGCCATCAAAGCCCACGCGATTGAGTTCCAGCAAGAGCTTAAACATGTTCATGTCGCCGTCGTCGAGCAGGGTTTCTTCAAAACCGCGGGCTGTGGCGAGTGAGCCGCGCACATTGCGGAAGTGTACCATAAAGATGCGACCTTTGCGGCCGTAGTTGTTAATTTCGTCGAGGACGAGCGGTGAACCTCCCGCTTCGGCGCGGGTGCCGCAACAGTAGAGGTAGCCGACTTGTGCGCTGGGAAAGGCGTCGATGACGCGGTGAAATCCCAGGCCGCCCAGCGGGGTGTCCGGGTTGGGGGTGTCGGACGGGTGAATGGCGAGCTTAATCCCGGTTTCTTCGGCTATGGGCACGAGGTTTTCATAGACGATGCAGAAGTGTTTCCACCAGTCTTGCAGGGCTTCGTAATCGGGTGTTTCGGGCACGGGATTGGTCAGTGCCTGACTTTCGCCTCGCGAGAGGTATCCGCCGCGGTGTTCAGACCGGTAGCGAAACATGAGTTCGTTAAAGGTGTCGCCCCAGAATCGCTGTCGGGCAATGGGTACGCCTGCTTCGGCAAGTATGCGCAATGCCGCACATGTATTTTCGAGTTCTTTTTCGCCGCCGGGTTGATCGGTCATAAATTTTTCTGTGATATTTGGCAGGCTGACGCGGTTGATCGACAGGCCCCAGGAATGGATTTTTTTCTTCACTTTTAGAAGTTCATCCAGGTCGGGATACCCCTGTTCTGCAACGCCGGGAATG
This Gemmatimonadota bacterium DNA region includes the following protein-coding sequences:
- a CDS encoding mannonate dehydratase, with amino-acid sequence MKVSVWHRELSDSYLRFVTQLGADALDFGTDTDIPGVAEQGYPDLDELLKVKKKIHSWGLSINRVSLPNITEKFMTDQPGGEKELENTCAALRILAEAGVPIARQRFWGDTFNELMFRYRSEHRGGYLSRGESQALTNPVPETPDYEALQDWWKHFCIVYENLVPIAEETGIKLAIHPSDTPNPDTPLGGLGFHRVIDAFPSAQVGYLYCCGTRAEAGGSPLVLDEINNYGRKGRIFMVHFRNVRGSLATARGFEETLLDDGDMNMFKLLLELNRVGFDGCLNPDHIPGLEGDNDPITGGLAYSVGYIKALFAALAALP
- a CDS encoding DMT family transporter produces the protein MINYGEGVALGASLVWASTSLVLRTLSQHQPSALITAIRCGISGPFFWMLLPFGPPLSTLSNVPLHEWGLLIGSVFIGIVIGDQLYLHAMKEIGVSRTMALVGTLPITTLIWEQLLLDVPVTRTFIFGCVLAASGVILLSQRPRQNRTDTQEHPIRLKRGITFALITSLLWGLSTTMLKPAMTHLTSIQANSVRMPLVALALFGIWRLNQGRGNLRDIGWRTFALIAFTGLAGMGLGSFFYVEAVLFIGPAKTATVTTATPVLSLILAVIFLKEQITLRLLTGVTLCIAGVLLVL